One region of Nycticebus coucang isolate mNycCou1 chromosome 10, mNycCou1.pri, whole genome shotgun sequence genomic DNA includes:
- the LOC128596156 gene encoding zinc finger protein 547 isoform X2 produces MAEFLYPSHRRSQPRSSRAGLAGTAAMSSPQGRVVFEDVAIYFSQEEWGHLDEAQRSLYRDVMLENMALLSSLGCCHRAGDEEVLFEQGISVGASHVMTPKPFLSTQKTQTCETCNSVLKDILHLVGHDGTHPEQRLEACMATLYQHQKQTLRETPSRDSRSLSFMKNCRVHKAERTFPCSECGKAFTHKQKLADHEKIHTEERPYKCSKCGILFMEKFTLNRHQRIHTGERPYECIECGKAFLCKSHLVRHQTIHSGKRPYECNECGKLFMWSSTLITHQRVHTGKRPYGCNKCGKFFKCNSNLFRHYRIHTGKRSYGCSECGKFFMERSTLNRHQRVHTGEKPYKCSECGKFFSLKSVLIQHQRIHTGERPYECSKCGKAFLTKSHLICHQTIHTAAKQCSKCGKLFRYNSTLSRHQKVHTG; encoded by the exons ATGGCTGAGTTCTTGTACCCCAGTCACCGCCGCTCCCAGCCCCGCTCTTCCCGGGCTGGGTTGGCCGGGACTGCGGCAATGAGCTCACCTCAG GGCCGTGTAGTCTTTGAGGATGTGGCCATATATTTCTCCCAGGAGGAGTGGGGGCATCTTGATGAGGCTCAGAGGTCACTGTACCGAGATGTGATGCTGGAGAACATGGCACTTCTGTCCTCACTAG GTTGTTGCCATAGAGCTGGGGATGAGGAGGTGCTTTTTGAGCAAGGTATTTCTGTAGGAGCATCACATGTCATGACTCCGAAGCCTTTTCTGTCCACCCAGAAGACCCAAACCTGTGAGACATGCAACTCAGTTCTGAAAGACATACTGCACCTGGTTGGTCATGATGGAACACATCCTGAGCAGCGGCTAGAAGCATGTATGGCAACTCTTTACCAGCACCAAAAGCAGACTCTTAGAGAAACACCCTCCAGAGACAGTAGGAGCCTTTCGTTTATGAAGAACTGCAGAGTTCACAAGGCAGAGAGGACCTTCCCATGcagtgaatgtggaaaagccttcaccCACAAACAGAAACTTGCTGACCATGAGAAAATTCACACTGAAGAAAGACCTTATAAATGCAGCAAATGTGGGATATTGTTTATGGAAAAGTTCACACTCAAtagacatcagagaattcacactggagaaaggccttATGAGTGTATtgaatgtgggaaggccttccTTTGTAAGTCCCACCTTGTTCGTCACCAGACAATCCATTCAGGAAAAAGGCCTTATGAATGCAATGAATGTGGAAAATTGTTTATGTGGAGTTCCACACTAATTACACATCAGAGAGTTCACACTGGAAAAAGGCCTTATGGTTGTAACAAATGTGGGAAATTCTTTAAGTGTAACTCCAACCTCTTTAGGCATTATAGAATTCATACAGGGAAAAGGTCTTATGGTtgcagtgaatgtgggaaatTCTTTATGGAAAGGTCTACACTCAATAGACATCAGAgagttcatactggagaaaaaccttacaagTGCAGTGAATGTGGTAAATTCTTTAGTCTGAAATCTGTCCTCATTCAACACcaaagaattcacactggagaaaggccttATGAATGTAGTAAATGTGGGAAGGCCTTTCTTACAAAGTCCCACCTCATTTGTCATCAGACAATTCACACTGCAGCAAAGCAATGCAGCAAATGTGGGAAATTGTTTAGGTATAACTCCACACTCAGCAGACATCAGAAAGTTCACACTGGATAA